A region of Tigriopus californicus strain San Diego chromosome 7, Tcal_SD_v2.1, whole genome shotgun sequence DNA encodes the following proteins:
- the LOC131884174 gene encoding REST corepressor 1-like, which yields MTPRISPFWCQTPSENLGTLRVTDAKTSEDFVWSRVEKPRPAVHLPATPHHPTHPAYQPASMVYLGTPASATNGTANKNSNGTPALALTPASAAAAASAAAAGHLSSTVDLSSRSPSHKDQDSASDDEREGRIRVGKDYQINPTNYIPTEDRKMEQCPERALLVWSPAPQLSAGKLDEYIQVAKEKFGYNAEQALGMLFWHKHDLDRALQDLANFTPFPDEWSVEDKVLFEQAFQFHGKSFHRIRQMLPDKTIAQLVKYYYSWKKTRTRTSLMDRQARKLQVNRESAAAAATPGTDEPVAESDNDEDKESQQKPKCFNCGILCHVTHPTPKGQMCGTCHQYYTRTGKVRPTTGPIRKDGTKSKHSLFKNSNKPPKGMYVNHDDLVALATGPHPQGEALLKSMDREIVSYKRNVQNNKQNLSVLQSRSRGYDVAPYRIPSKTKAPGDDAASSPTDTASTANNDAPISPTSTINAKWTNDELNLGVQGIRTLGKNLKVIAEIIGTKTESHVRSFFVNYRRRYNLDAALKEYEAVNGPSPADEDDSNSNNSSGSKTADRETKESASDAKTNGLAVNSATVNPSATPATSN from the exons ATGACCCCCAGAATATCCCCTTTTTGGTGCCAAACGCCTTCGGAAAATTTGGGGACACTGCGCGTAACCGACGCCAAAACCTCCGAAGATTTTGTGTGGAGTCGGGTGGAGAAACCCCGTCCGGCTGTCCATCTACCCGCCACGCCCCACCACCCCACCCATCCAGCCTACCAGCCTGCCAGCATGGTCTACTTGGGCACCCCGGCCTCGGCCACCAACGGCACGGCCAACAAGAACTCGAACGGCACGCCCGCCCTGGCCTTGACCCCGGCCTcggccgccgccgccgcctcGGCTGCCGCGGCGGGTCATCTGTCGTCCACGGTGGACTTGTCCTCGCGGAGTCCGAGCCACAAAGACCAAGATTCGGCCTCGGACGATGAACGCGAAGGACGGATTCGCGTGGGCAAAGACTATCAGATCAACCCCACCAACTACATTCCAACGGAGG ATCGGAAGATGGAACAATGTCCGGAAAGAGCGCTTTTGGTCTGGTCGCCTGCGCCTCAATTATCAGCCGGAAAAT TGGATGAGTACATCCAAGTGGCCAAGGAGAAGTTCGGGTACAACGCCGAGCAAGCTTTGGGCATGTTGTTCTGGCACAAGCACGATTTGGACCGAGCTCTCCAGGATCTGGCCAATTTCACGCCCTTTCCCGACGAATGGTCCGTCGAGGACAAGGTCTTGTTCGAGCAGGCGTTCCAGTTCCACGGCAAATCGTTCCACCGGATCCGCCAAATGCTGCCCGACAAGACCATTGCCCAGTTAGTCAAGTACTACTACAGCTGGAAGAAGACGCGCACCCGCACCTCTCTCATGGATCGGCAGGCCCGCAAACTACAGGTCAACCGTGAATCGGCTGCGGCCGCCGCCACACCCGGAACAGACGAACCCGTGGCTGAATCCGACAACGACGAAGACAAAGAG AGTCAGCAGAAACcgaaatgtttcaattgcGGCATTCTTTGTCACGTCACTCATCCGACGCCGAAAGGTCAAATGTGCGGCACCTGTCATCAGTACTACACTCGCACCGGCAAAGTCAGGCCCACGACGGGTCCGATCCGGAAGGATGGGACCaaatccaagcactccttgttcaagaacagcaacaaacCGCCTAAAGGCATGTACGTGAACCACGACGACCTCGTGGCCTTGGCCACTGGGCCTCATCCTCAAGGCGAGGCCCTGTTGAAGTCCATGGACCGAGAAATCGTCTCCTACAAACGAAAC GTGCAAAACAACAAGCAGAATTTGTCGGTCTTGCAAAGCCGCTCTCGTGGTTACGATGTGGCCCCGTATAGGATACCATCGAAAACGAAGGCTCCTGGTGACGATGCCGCCAGCTCTCCCACTGATACCGCTTCCACCGCCAACAACGATGCGCCCATATCACCCACTAGCACCATCAATGCCAAATGGACGAATGACGAGCTGAACCTGGGTGTACAAG GCATTCGCACCTTGGGCAAGAATTTAAAAGTGATTGCCGAAATCATCGGAACGAAAACCGAGTCTCACGTTCGGAGCTTCTTTGTGAACTACCGGCGACGTTACAATCTGGATGCCGCCCTCAAGGAGTATGAAGCCGTTAATGGCCCTTCGCCAGCGGATGAGGATGATAGCAACAGCAATAACTCGAGCGGTTCCAAAACCGCGGACCGGGAAACCAAGGAAAGCGCCTCAGATGCTAAAACCAATGGATTGGCGGTCAATTCGGCCACTGTTAATCCATCGGCTACACCTGCCACCTCTAATTAG